The sequence below is a genomic window from Kitasatospora kifunensis.
TCACCGAGGCGGGTCCCCGTTCCGTGCCGCCGTTGTCGCGCAACCGGAACTACCACGTGCTGTGGGGCAGTCAGCTGCTGTCCGAACTGGTCAGCCAGCTGTGCCTCATCGTGTTCCCGCTGATGGTGAGGGCGGCGACCGGCTCCACGCCCCTGATGGGAGCAGTCGCCGCCGTCATCGCGGCGGCACACATGGCGGCCAACGTCCCGGCAGGCGTACTGGTGGACCGCTTCGACCGCAAGCGGGTCATGCTGGTGTGCCAGTGCGTCCGCGCGGCGGCGATGGCGAGCCTCGCGGTCACCCTGTTCCGGGGCCACTTTTCCTTGCCGCATGTGTTGGCGGTCGCGGTGGCGGAGGGTCTGATGGGTGCGGCCTTCGACCCCGCCGAGCACGCCGCGTTGCCGCAGGTCGTGGCCGAGTCGCAGCTGTCGACGGCGGTGGCGCGCAACACGTCGCGCCGCTATGTCGCCACGCTACTGGGCCCGGCGGGTGCGGGCTTCCTGTTCGCCGTCGACCCGATGGTCCCGTTCGCGGTCGCCGCCGTCCTGCTTGCGGTGTCCTGCGTCATGCTGTGTTTCCTCCGCCTTCCCCGGGCCGAACCCGTGAGGGAGCCCGAAAAGGCGGGGCTGCTCGCCGACGGGTTCCGGTGGGTCTTGGGGCACCGGGTGATCAGGCCGACGCTCATCTGGCTGATGTGCTGCGAGTTGTTCATTTCCGCCCTGATCATCATCGTGCTGGCGCTGTCCGGCGAGAACGGCCTGGCCCCCGGCAAGCTGGGCGTGATGATGACCGGGTTCGGCGTCGGCGGTCTGTTTGGCGCCGCAGTCGCGGGCCGGCTGCACGCCGTACTGCCCGCGCCCGCGGTCATCATCGGGTTCTCCTGGTGCGAGGCGGTGTTGACGCTGGTGCTGGCGCTGGTGCCGACCGGTCTGCCGACCAGCGTCGTGCTCGGCGGGATCGCGTTTCTGATCCCCACCGCGTTCACGACGGTCATGACCTACCAGCTCACGGTCGCGCCCGACGAGCTGCGCGGCAGACTGAGTGGTGTCGTCGGGCTCTTCGCGGGCGGCGCCGGTGCGATCGGGCCGCTGGTGGGCGGGCTGCTGATGGGGGGCGGGGACGGCCGTACCAGCCTGCTGATCTGGGCCGGCGGTCTGGCCGTCGTCGCCGTGGGCACCACCCTCAGCCCCACCCTGCGCCGGTTTCCCACGCTGAGGTGAGGGGCCGGTACCCCGGCCCCTCACCTCACATCGACGAACAGCCCTTCTTGCTCTTGGCGGTGATGGCCTCGGCCGTGTACGGGCACTGGAAGCCGATCCAGCGGAGCTCGGTCCACGTCTGCGCCCACGATTCGCGGGGATTACGGCACACCAGGAATCCGGTTCCCTGGTCGGCGACGGGCAGGCTGGTCTCGAACTTGCCGCTGGACTCACAGTTCGCGAACAGGGGGGCGAACGTGTCGCGGTTCACGCCCACCGCGATGACCACGTTCGTGTCGTCGGCGGGCCTGCCGAAGTCGGCGTAGGAGTTCTGCCCGCTGTAGACGTGAGGGAGACCGTACTTCGGCCCGTAACGGTCCAGGGCTCCCCCCAGGCCGTAGTGGTTGGCGTAGATGACGGCGTGCGCGCGGTCCTGCGAGGGCAGCGCCCGGTAGACGGCGGCGACCTGTTCGGTCAGCTGGGGCCAACCCGCCTGGTCGAGCTGGAAGACCCCCACCTGCTGCATCACCGGGCTCGACGCGTACCACGCGATCGGCAGCACCGGCAGCATGAGCACGGCTGACATCACCGCGTTGCCCACCAGGGCGGTACCGGCCAGCGAGCGGCGGACGGTGGTCTTCGCCCACTCCACCACAACGACGGAACCCGCTGCCAGCAGCACCAGTTGGAGACCGCCGGTGTACTCGGGGTTCCCCTCGATGGCGATCAGCAGCACCGACATGAACAGGTAGGCCAGGCCGACCGACCGGTACGCCCGCCACGCCGGGCGGCGGAACAGGGCCACCAGTCCGGCGATCCACAACGGAGCGAGGAGCAAGCCGATCATCAGCACCTGGAACGGAATGAAGGCGACCCGGGCGTCGGCCGCCAGGGCCGTCACCAATGCGGCACTCATCTCCATCGCGGGCCACCCGTGCGTGATCTGCCACAGCACCGTCGGTACCGCGAGAACCGTGGCGAGTCCGGCGCCCGCCCACAGGTGCCGACTGCGCAGGACCCCTCGCGGCCCCACCGCCAGCACGCCCACGAGCAGGGAGAGGAGCAGCAGCACGATGAGGTTCTTGGCGTACAGGCTCACCCCGAAGACCGCGCCGATGGTGAGCCAGAGCCGGGTGTCGCTGGTGCGCAGCAGGCGGATCACCAGCCAGCTCAACACCACCCAGTCGACGAGGTCGGGGCCGTTGGTGGTCAGCACGTGCCCGGCGTTGAGCGTGACGACCGACGCGCCCGTCGCGGCGGCGGCGAAGACCTGGGCGCTGCGCCCGCCGCCGAGTTCGCGTGCGATGAGGCCCGTCACCCACACCACCACGCAGGCCAGCAAGGCCGGCACCACGCGCAGCCCTGTCAGGGTGTCGCCGAACACCGTGGTCTCCGCCCTGGCGATCAGCGAGACCAGCGGGGGCTGGTCGACGTACCCCAAGGCCAGGTGCTTCCCGGTCATCCGGTTGTACAGCTCGTCGACGTGATACCCGTTCCGCCCCGACAGGGCCAGCAGCACCACACCCACCACGGCGGAGACGGCGAGCAGCGGCCGCCGGTTCAGCTCGGGAACCGCCGCTAAGCGGCCCTGGGAGGACACCGAAGAATTTCTGGTCGTGGTCGCCATGTATCCACACTCTTTCAGTCTGCGGGTTTGGCCATTCGGATTGTCTCCGGCGTATCGCAGACGGGCGAGTAAGTTGAATTATAGGAAAAGCTTGCTGGGCCAGCTGACGCACTGCGGCGCGTGGCCCGCTACAGCGACAAGCAGTTCGCCGCCTACGGGCTCGATCCGGCTGCGGCCGCCGCGATCCGCGAGCAGTTCGCCGACTGGCACCAGGAAGCTCACCGGACCGTAGGGCGCGACCGCTGCTGCGAAGAGGCGCACCTATGAGGGCCAGTCACGTCCCAGGCCTATGCCGCCATTGGCGGTGCGATCTCGATCACAGGCTTGGTGCTCCAGTGATCGGTATCGGCCGTGTCCAGGGCGCCGGCGAGGGCGTTGACGGCTTGGTCGGCGGAGTCTTTGAAGAGGTGGCCGTAGAGGTTGATGGTGGTGGCGAGGGTGGCGTGGCGCAGGGTCTTGGAGACAATGGCGAGGGGGATGCCGGCGGCGATCATGATGCTGGCGGCGGTGTGCCTGAGGTCGTGAAGGCCGATGCGGGGTAGGTCGATTTCGGTGGTGCGTTTGCGGAGTTGGTTGAGAACCCATTGGGGGCGTAGGGGTGAGCCGTCGCCCTAGGAGAAGACGAGGCCTTCGAGGCGGCTGT
It includes:
- a CDS encoding ArnT family glycosyltransferase, whose translation is MATTTRNSSVSSQGRLAAVPELNRRPLLAVSAVVGVVLLALSGRNGYHVDELYNRMTGKHLALGYVDQPPLVSLIARAETTVFGDTLTGLRVVPALLACVVVWVTGLIARELGGGRSAQVFAAAATGASVVTLNAGHVLTTNGPDLVDWVVLSWLVIRLLRTSDTRLWLTIGAVFGVSLYAKNLIVLLLLSLLVGVLAVGPRGVLRSRHLWAGAGLATVLAVPTVLWQITHGWPAMEMSAALVTALAADARVAFIPFQVLMIGLLLAPLWIAGLVALFRRPAWRAYRSVGLAYLFMSVLLIAIEGNPEYTGGLQLVLLAAGSVVVVEWAKTTVRRSLAGTALVGNAVMSAVLMLPVLPIAWYASSPVMQQVGVFQLDQAGWPQLTEQVAAVYRALPSQDRAHAVIYANHYGLGGALDRYGPKYGLPHVYSGQNSYADFGRPADDTNVVIAVGVNRDTFAPLFANCESSGKFETSLPVADQGTGFLVCRNPRESWAQTWTELRWIGFQCPYTAEAITAKSKKGCSSM
- a CDS encoding MFS transporter; translation: MTVTEAGPRSVPPLSRNRNYHVLWGSQLLSELVSQLCLIVFPLMVRAATGSTPLMGAVAAVIAAAHMAANVPAGVLVDRFDRKRVMLVCQCVRAAAMASLAVTLFRGHFSLPHVLAVAVAEGLMGAAFDPAEHAALPQVVAESQLSTAVARNTSRRYVATLLGPAGAGFLFAVDPMVPFAVAAVLLAVSCVMLCFLRLPRAEPVREPEKAGLLADGFRWVLGHRVIRPTLIWLMCCELFISALIIIVLALSGENGLAPGKLGVMMTGFGVGGLFGAAVAGRLHAVLPAPAVIIGFSWCEAVLTLVLALVPTGLPTSVVLGGIAFLIPTAFTTVMTYQLTVAPDELRGRLSGVVGLFAGGAGAIGPLVGGLLMGGGDGRTSLLIWAGGLAVVAVGTTLSPTLRRFPTLR